The proteins below come from a single Streptomyces sp. M92 genomic window:
- a CDS encoding dynamin family protein, with translation MVTLDVRPQLLDALSALRDRVAAARFPLPLAGAPRARANRDELLAQLDDYLVPRLKEPEAPLLAVVGGSTGAGKSTLVNSLVGRRVSEAGVLRPTTRTPVLVCHPEDHHWFSGMRVLPDLTRVWMPPQDPDDDLLLPGENPARVLRVETADSLPPGIALLDAPDIDSLVADNRVLAAELLCAADIWVMVTTAARYADAVPWHLLRTAKEYDATLVTVLDRVPHQVVAEVSRQYAALLTKAGLGDVPRFTVPELPESAWGGGLLPASAVAPLRTWLAHRAQDLGARHDAMARTAHGILDSLKSRMPELAGATAAQYAAALRLTAAVDGAYDAEHARVRGRLQAGAVLAGDALKRWRAFPLDCAPEELLDSLVESLTALLLCSVTAADERVDEAWRREPAATAPELAGRDPAPESAEHRIGMAVRRWRRELEEYAEDEVRELDRNLAPDPAVVAALVATVLLGGRRGRSAGERLAERIGAHGALRLRDRGGRLLDEHVDRVLHGERERRLAPLDGLEVHPEPQAELIAALSVLQKER, from the coding sequence GTGGTGACCTTGGACGTACGGCCTCAGCTGCTCGACGCACTCTCCGCGCTGCGCGACCGTGTCGCGGCCGCACGCTTCCCGCTGCCCCTGGCGGGGGCCCCACGCGCGCGTGCCAACCGCGACGAACTGCTCGCCCAGCTCGACGACTACTTGGTGCCCCGGCTGAAGGAACCCGAAGCGCCACTGCTGGCCGTCGTAGGCGGCTCCACCGGTGCCGGGAAGTCCACGCTGGTGAACTCCCTGGTGGGCCGCCGGGTCAGCGAGGCGGGCGTACTGCGGCCCACGACCCGCACGCCGGTGCTGGTCTGCCATCCGGAGGACCACCACTGGTTCAGCGGCATGCGGGTGCTGCCCGACCTCACGCGCGTGTGGATGCCCCCCCAGGACCCCGACGACGACCTGCTGCTGCCGGGCGAGAACCCCGCGCGCGTGCTGCGCGTCGAGACCGCCGACAGCCTGCCGCCCGGCATCGCCCTCCTGGACGCGCCCGACATCGACTCCCTCGTCGCCGACAACCGGGTCCTGGCGGCCGAACTGCTCTGCGCCGCCGACATCTGGGTGATGGTCACCACGGCCGCCCGGTACGCCGACGCCGTCCCGTGGCATCTGCTGCGCACCGCCAAGGAGTACGACGCCACCCTCGTCACCGTGCTCGACCGGGTGCCCCATCAGGTGGTGGCCGAGGTGTCGCGGCAGTACGCCGCGCTGCTCACCAAGGCCGGACTCGGCGACGTCCCCCGGTTCACCGTCCCGGAGCTGCCCGAGTCGGCCTGGGGCGGCGGGCTGCTGCCGGCCAGCGCGGTGGCGCCGCTGCGGACCTGGCTCGCGCACCGGGCGCAGGACCTCGGCGCCCGGCACGACGCCATGGCCCGTACGGCGCACGGCATCCTGGACTCCCTCAAGTCCCGGATGCCCGAACTGGCCGGTGCCACCGCCGCGCAGTACGCCGCCGCGCTCCGGCTCACCGCCGCCGTCGACGGTGCCTACGACGCCGAGCACGCGCGCGTGCGGGGCAGGTTGCAGGCGGGGGCCGTGCTCGCCGGGGACGCGCTGAAGCGGTGGCGGGCGTTCCCCCTCGACTGCGCCCCCGAGGAACTCCTCGACTCGCTGGTGGAGAGCCTGACCGCCCTGCTGCTGTGCTCCGTGACCGCCGCCGACGAACGGGTCGACGAGGCCTGGCGGCGCGAACCGGCGGCCACCGCCCCGGAACTCGCCGGCCGCGACCCTGCGCCGGAAAGTGCCGAGCACCGCATCGGGATGGCCGTCCGGCGGTGGCGCCGGGAGCTGGAGGAGTACGCCGAGGACGAGGTCCGCGAACTCGACCGGAACCTGGCCCCGGACCCCGCCGTGGTGGCCGCCCTGGTCGCCACCGTGCTGCTGGGCGGGCGGCGCGGGCGCAGCGCCGGGGAACGGCTCGCCGAGCGGATCGGCGCCCACGGCGCGCTGCGGTTGCGCGACCGGGGCGGGCGGCTGCTCGACGAACACGTGGACCGGGTCCTGCACGGCGAGCGCGAACGCCGGCTGGCACCCCTCGACGGGCTCGAGGTCCATCCCGAGCCACAGGCCGAACTCATCGCCGCGCTGTCCGTACTGCAGAAGGAGAGGTGA
- a CDS encoding D-2-hydroxyacid dehydrogenase family protein translates to MRRLRCAVLDDFQQVATEIADWSPVARDVDVVSFDTHFDDEDSLAAALADVDIVVTLRERVPFPGSLIARLPRLKLIVASGMRNSVIDYAAAEAHGVTVCGTASSSTPPVELTWALLLGLARSIVQESNALRGDGPWQQTVGADLHGRRLGLLGLGKIGGRVAQVGLAFGMRVSAWSQNLTRERADEVGVELAPSKEDLLSTADFVSVHLALGDRTRGLLGPAELALLKPTAYLVNTSRAAIVDQDALLAALREGRIAGAGVDVFDTEPLPAGHPMRTAPRLLATPHLGYVSRANYATYYGQAVEAVRAYLAGFPVRRLPAPPAPPQAIAPAPAPDSQAIPARTD, encoded by the coding sequence GTGCGACGACTGCGCTGTGCGGTGCTCGACGACTTCCAGCAGGTGGCGACCGAGATCGCCGACTGGTCCCCGGTCGCCCGGGACGTGGACGTCGTGTCCTTCGACACCCATTTCGACGACGAGGACTCCCTCGCCGCGGCGCTCGCCGACGTCGACATCGTGGTCACGCTGCGCGAACGCGTCCCCTTCCCGGGATCGCTGATCGCCCGGCTGCCGCGGCTGAAACTGATCGTCGCCTCCGGCATGCGCAACAGCGTGATCGACTACGCCGCAGCCGAGGCGCACGGCGTCACCGTGTGCGGCACGGCGTCCTCCTCGACCCCACCCGTCGAACTGACCTGGGCCCTGCTGCTGGGCCTGGCCCGGAGCATCGTCCAGGAGAGCAACGCGCTGCGCGGGGACGGTCCCTGGCAGCAGACGGTCGGCGCCGACCTGCACGGGCGCCGGCTCGGACTGCTGGGCCTGGGGAAGATCGGCGGCCGGGTGGCCCAGGTCGGCCTCGCCTTCGGCATGCGGGTGAGCGCCTGGAGCCAGAACCTCACCCGGGAGCGCGCCGACGAGGTGGGCGTCGAACTCGCCCCCTCCAAGGAGGACCTGCTCTCGACGGCCGACTTCGTCTCCGTCCACCTGGCGCTCGGCGACCGCACCCGCGGCCTGCTCGGCCCCGCCGAACTTGCCCTGCTCAAGCCGACCGCCTACCTGGTCAACACCTCGCGCGCGGCGATCGTCGACCAGGACGCCCTGCTCGCCGCCCTGCGCGAGGGCCGGATCGCCGGGGCGGGCGTGGACGTCTTCGACACCGAACCGCTGCCCGCCGGCCACCCGATGCGCACCGCCCCGCGCCTGCTCGCGACGCCGCACCTGGGTTACGTCTCACGCGCCAACTACGCCACGTACTACGGCCAGGCGGTCGAAGCGGTCCGGGCCTACCTCGCGGGCTTCCCCGTACGCCGCCTGCCCGCGCCCCCGGCCCCGCCCCAGGCCATCGCCCCGGCCCCGGCTCCCGACTCTCAGGCGATCCCGGCCCGGACGGACTGA